atttatatatttttgtttgagaaagggtcttgctctgtcacccatgctggagtacagtggcacaatcataattCACCAAAGActtgaacttttttttgagacagggtctccctctatcaaccaggatggagtgcagtgactgcaatcacagttcactacagccttgaccttccaggctcaggtgaccctccaccttagccacccaagtagctgagattacaggtgtacaccaccgtgcccgactaatttttttgtagagatggggtttcaccacttgaacacttggattcaagcaatccatccacgtagggctcccaaattgctgggatcataaacatgagccaccgtgtctggcctccAGCTTCTAACTTGTGggattaagtgatcctcctgcctcggcctcccaggtgtgagccactgcacccaaccaatttatggtatttttgttttgttttgtgagacagggtctgactctgtcgcccaggttagagtgcagtggtgcaatcttggcacactgtaACCTGCACCTCcaagggtcaagtgatcctcgcacctctggctcccaagtagctgggactacagatacgaAAACCAtgcctggtttttttttctttttttttttgtggaaatagggtttcactatgttgcccaggctggacttgaactcctgaggtcaagtgatccaccagtcttggccttccaaagtgctgggattagaggtgtgagctatGGTACCCAGCCTCAGTTTATGTTTTCATAAGAATGACTACAgtccaggcaaggtggctcatgcctataatcccagcacttcgggtggctgaggtgggcggatcacgaggtcaggagtttgaaaccagctgggccaacatggtgaaacccatctctactaaagatacaaaaagttagctgggcatagtggcacgtgcctgtaatcccagctactcggaggctggggcaggagaatcgcttgaacccaggaggcgaaggttgcagtgagccgagatcgcgccattgcattccagcctggatgacaaggagagacagtctctctgtctcaaacaaaaaaaggggaTTACagtaggggccaggcatggtggctcacacttgtaatcccagccctttgggaggctgaggcaggtggactgcctgagctcagttcaagatcagcctgggcaacgtagtgaaaccccatctgtactaaaaatacaaaaattcaccaggagtggtggcacccatctgtgggttgcagtgagccaagctcttcccactgcactccaacctgggtgacagagtgagactccatctcaaaaaaaaagaaaaaaagaaaaaagaatgattatagtaaataaaatacaagacaGTTCTAAttgaatattttcctcttttattacACCAAACTTAAGGTTTGTAACCTGTGGTTTAGCTGGCAAAATGTAGACCTATGCAGTTGCCTTATGGCGTTCCAGTCCAAGAATACCCTAGGGCTCCATCTTCGGCACAGAAGCAAACCCAGTTTTCTTCCCATCCTGGGAATCTTACTGAGGCAGACTTTGCCCTTTTAGAAGGCACACAAGCATATTTGGGAAGCTACCTCTTGTGCCATTGCCTCTTCAAACCAACCTGCAAGAGTCTGTCTCTATTCAGCTATATGGAATATCAGAATGTGCAAACAgccttctttaaagaaaatacatgccaggccaggcacagtggctcatgcctgtaatcccagcactttggaaggccaaggtgggtggatcgcctgaggtcagaagttcaaaaccagcctggtcaacatggtgaaaccctgtctctactaaagatacaaaaaaaaaaaaaaaaaaaatcagccaggcatggtggcagaagtctgtattcccagctattcaggaggctgaggcaggagaatcacttgaacccaggaggcagaggttgcagtgagccaaaatcgtgccactgcactccagcctgggaagcaagagtgaaactccgtctcaaaaaaaaaaagaaaaagaaaaaagaaaaaagaaaaagaaggaaagaaaatacctGCCAGGCCAAGCatcgtttgaggccagaagttcgaggccagcctgggcaacatcatatcaagattctgtctctacaaaaggttatttaaaaaaattagctgggagtggtgaggtacatctgtagtcccagatatttaggaggctcgcttgagcctaggtgttcgaggctgcagtgagctatgactgtgccagtgtacttcagcttgggtgacagaacaagattctgtttCTAGAAAATACAGCCAAACATTAACCATTAATGTTTTTAATACCATACCTTACTTAGACAGATATCCACAGGAGGCTCCTTTAACCGAACAGTGGCCTTCCCCTCATCTACAAATTTGGTGAAGAATTGCTCAATGTTCTCCCTTAGCTGCATAAAACCAgtgggaaaaaagaacaaaactaactATTGTTACTCAGTAACATTTATTACAACTAGAATGTGCCAGTCACTTTGCCAGACTTTGGTTTGGCTTTTAGTCCTTGAGTCTGAATGTTttcatagttttaagttttaaagctttttatcacaccactgcactccaggctgggcaacagaatgagactccttctcaaacaaacaaacaaacagttgttttgtttgtttttattgagatggagtctcactcactctcgcccaggctggagtgaagtggtgccatcttggctcactgcaacctccgcttcccaggttcaagccattctcctgactcagcctccctagtagctcggattacaggtgcatgccaccatgcccggttagtttttgtatttttaatagaaacagggtttcatcatgttggccaggctggtctagaactcttggcttcaagtgatccgcctgcctgggcctcccaaagtgctgcaattacaggcatgagccacagcgcctggccaagttgtaaagtttttttttttttttttttagtagttggGAAGTTATACTCCCCATCTAGCTGGTAGTGGATGTTACTGCTCTGTCTGTCCAGTAACTCTCCTTTGAGAACAGGATCACGATGTTTTGAGAGAATGCTCCTCTTCTCCCATTCCAACTATGTAACTGTAGGTAGAGTTGCCAATAGTAGTTACTTGCCTTCATAACCAGTCCATTAGCCTGGGGTGGGCACACCTCCCAGTAGATTATATACAAACTTCATGAGAGCAGGAATCTTGTCTCCTTTGCTATTCTATCCTGAGTGCAAGAACGGTGACTGACACATAATGGATGCTCAAAAAAATGACTATCATCTAcataaatggaatatttaaaatttaaaaaaattagacagggcTGGGGAGCGCCCGGCCGAGCGCCCGCCAGGCTCCACCCGCTCCCGCgccacctccctctccccacccgcCGCACGTACTAAGGAAGGCGCACAGCCCTCCGCGCTCGCCTCGCCGCCCCGCGTCCAGCTCGCCCAGCGTCCGCCGCGCCTCGGCCAAGGCTTCAACAGACCACACCAAAATGCCGTCTCAAATGGAGCACGCCATGGAAACCATGATGTTTACATTTCACAAATTCGCGGGGGATAAAGGCTACTTAACAAAGGAGGACCTGAGAGTACTCATGGAAAAGGAGTTCCCTGGATTTTTGGAAAATCAGAAAGACCCTCTTGCCGTGGACAAAATAATGAAGGACCTGGACCAGTGCAGAGATGGCAAAGTGGGCTTCCAGAGCTTCTTTTCCCTAATTGCGGGCCTCACCATTGCATGCAATGACTATTTTGTAGTACACATGAAGCAGAAGGGAAAGAAGTAGGCAGAAACGAGCAATTCCCTCCTCCCTGTTAAGAGTTGTCCCAAAGGGTCGCTTAAGGAATCTGCCCCACAGCTTCCCCCATAGAAGGATTTCATGAGCAGATCAGGACCAttagcaaatgtaaaaataaaatctaactcCCATTTGACAAGCTGAGAAAGGAAAGTTAAATACCAGATAagcttttgatttttgtattgtttgcaTCCCCTTGCCCTCAATAAATAAAGTTCTTTTTTAGttccgaaaaaaaaaaatttaaaaaaattaatgattgcTGTTGCATCTGCTTTAGATTTCAACAACTATTGAGTCACAACCCACTATGTACCTGGTACTCTAATAGGGGCTTGGGACATAGCAATGAATAAGACTGACAGGGTAACTACACTTAGAGTTGACAATCTAATGAGAGCGTTATTAAACCAGTACTTATAACAAATATCAAGACAAGGCAAGTGCAGGAGGCTATGACCTGCTTTTTTAAGCTAAGGAAAATACTGTGGGAGAAAGAATTCACTGAACAGAAGTGCAGTTATTTTACTGTTCCCCAATTGGACAGCGGCTTCATTTGCAGTTGTTTCACGCAAAATTTCAGAAGCTTGAAACAGGCGGGACTGCCATCCACTACTAAATAGCAACACTGTAAATTCAAAGTCGTAAAAGTGGGGAGGAAAAATAGCGAAAAGGTGCACTCTCAAAAGCTTTCTTCTTTCGGGTCCGTAGGAAGACGCACAGGACCCTGGGGTCGGGTTGGTGGTAGGTCCCAGGGATGGGAGTTCAGGAACCCCCACGGCGGGCTCTCGCCTAGGGAGCAAGCGGGCGCATGAGGACCGAGGGCGGCCCGCGTGTCGGCTTCCGAGAAGAACGCGAGGCTGACAGGGCCTGCCCACTTCACGCACCTCATAGCGGGTCCCGCGCTTGTCCTTCAGGGTGGAGATGAGCAGGAAGGCTCGGGCCGACGGCTGACTCCTGGAAGTCTGCTGACAGAGACTCAACACGGCTCGGACGCCCTTGCCCCGGTTCCTAAGCCCCAAGGCGGGCAAGTGCCGGCTGATCACCTCCACCTCACAGTGTAGCTTCATCTCGCCCAGAGGCCACAACCAGGCCACCTGGCTTTGAAACTTCCTCCTTCCCGCCACCCAGCGCCGCCACCGGGGTCCTCACGCACGCGGGCTGCCCGCGGATCCGCCTGCCTGTTGGACTTGTCCGCGACTCGGGCTGTCTTAGTACCGTGGCTCTATGAAGCCCGCGGGAAACGGCTTTCCTTCTCCCTTAGCAGCGCCGGGTCCTCGCCGTTGCTGCGTACCGGGACTGACCACCTGAGATCCGGGCTCGCGCCCCCGGAAACCGGCAATCGGCCGGGGCGCAAcgtccccccccccaccccgccggGAGCGCGCAGCTGGCAGGGGTGGTTGTTTCTGTTTGGGGCGGATTCCGAGGGTTTCAGCTGTTGACGCTTTACGCATTGCCGGCGCACGTCGGGCCGCTGTTTCCCAAGGGAAGGCAGGTGTGCCTCTGCGTTACAGGGAAAGGGATTTAGAACTGTCCGCGTGGCCCCGCAAGCCAGCTAGGGCGCATTTCCCCGCGCGGACGGGCTGCTGGTGGTTTTGGTGGCTACTCTCCGGAGGCAAACCTGGCACGTCGGAGGGGGGCTTTATATGGCTGTATTTGACTTGTTAATTCCTGCTGAACAAATACTTTTCCATGGCGAGTAGGGTGGATGGAGTGTGACTGGCTTAACTGCACGTGAGACGTGGAAAGACCATCCAGACCGCACAAGGCCTTCTTACTGTTGATTTTCTTGATTGATTGAACTAGGGCGGGGCCCGGCTGGGGAGTGGGAAGCGCCTGGGGAGCAAGTGTTAAGGAGGCGTTCACTGTCGGGGTAGTAGTCTTGCCTCCTTAAAATGTGTGCTCTAGGCGCCTCCCTCGCCTTAACCTAGTTCTAGCcgtatattaaacattttattgtgtTTGACTTATACTTCCGTAATGGTAAAATGACGTTCAGAAATACCGATTTTTCAATACAACTGTGACAAAGTGTGACTTATTCTCAAATGAGCGTCCCTATTTACATGTTGAACCTGAGGTGCCGGTTAATTCCTCATTCTTTAAGACGTAATCGTTCCTGAAAAAtagtgattaaaataaaattatggccgggggcggtggctcacgcttgtagtcccagcactttggggggctgaggcaggcaggtcgcttgagcccaggagttcaagaccagcttgggtaacttgacaaaaccccgtctctacgaaaaaatacaaaaaaattagccgggcattgtggcgcgtctgtagttccagctactcgggaggatcacttgagcctggggaggtcgacaGACTGCGGTGAGCCATAATCAcgcactggcactccagcctgagtgacacagtgagaccccgtctcgactcaaaaaaaattacttccCCTCCATTTAGTATTCTTACATGTACATCCAGTAGAGCATTAAAACGCTACTCAGCATTTAGCAAAACTAACTTCATGGCTAAAGAGAAAACGGACACTACAATTTTCAGACTATTAGACTTTACAGGAGTTACCTGCTTTTGTTCTTTGAGAAGgtaataatatagaaaaaataaaacaccagcCTAAATTATTACAAGTACATTAAATGGACTCTGAACTTCCAGGTACAGTTGGGAACTAGGAAAACTAAAAACTGTTACAATTTTCATTAGAGTAGAAATGttctgccaggtgcggtggctcacccctgaaatcccaacaatttgggaggcccgaggcaggaggatcgcttagcccaggagttcgagattagcctgggcaatagtgagacctcatctccacaaaatatttaaattaaaaaatgagctaggccgggcgcggtggctcacgcctgtaagcccaacaatttgggaggcacggcgtggtggcgcgtgcgtgtagtcccagctactcgggaagctgaggcaggagaatcacttgaacccaggacgcggaagttgcagtgagccgagatcgtgccactgcactccagcctgggcgacagagcaagactctcaaaaaaaaaaaaaaaaaagaagaaagaaaaaaaaattagttgggcgggGCGGCgcgccctgtagtcccagcttgagcctgggaggcggaagttgccaTGAGCGGaaactgctctccagcctgggcgacagagcgagaccttgtctcaaaaaaaaaaaaaaaaagctttaatctCAATCCTTTATTTGGTGTTACTTAGGCTTGGGTTGTTGAAGCATGGATTCAGTAATTAAATAAATAGGTGAAAGTTACATAACAGTTCAACGGTGATTTTAGAGTGAAACAGTGGTATATACTGCCGAAAACGTGTCTTCCTGTCAGTTTCAAAAAAGAGGTAGTTTCAAAACTACCTCTTTTTTAAACATCTATCAGTTTTTGATATCTCATTTCCCTTTCCACATCCTCCCCTTTGTCCACCCAAATTTAATGGTTTAAATACTTGGATCTGACACTCTAGAGTACACCTAAAGTTTTTGGTCTTAGTGGATTGCTTGTGAAGGAAAGAGCCCTTTGAACTTTACCACCATACAAATAAAATCTGCTCTTTGGTCTCTACCCTTAATTACCTCGAGTTAGTTTCCCTTGTAGACAGACTGAAAGTGGAAATACACAAGGAGTTTAAAATAATTGGGCTACAAGTTTTTGACAAGAGAAATAAGAGATAAAAcatttagatttgtttttcttctataaaattaGTTCATCTTCTACCTGGCCTACAAACtacattcttttctctctgttttgttcaTACTAATTAATATTATCAAATTCCAGTTCAGTTTCCACTAAACCTTCTTTAGCATCTTGACCTTCCTTTTTGCAAGCTCCGATTGCACTTTTCGTTTATTTCCCCGGCTTTCTGGCACATACTAGGCATTCAACAGATAATGGATTCCCTTGGATTGaatcccctccactcccctcccctcccctgaccTCCCGttcctctgtttcccaggctggagtgcagtggcaagatctcagctcactgcaacctcactctcccaggctcaagcgattctcctgcctcatcctcccgagtagctgggaccacatgtgcccgtcaccacgcctggttagtttttgtgtttttagtagagacggggtttcaccatgttggccaggctggtctcgaactcctgacctcgggtgatctaccctcctcggcctcccaaagagctgggattacaggtgtgagccactgcgccctgctgaTAATGGATTTCTTGAACTTTTCATTTGTAGTCATAGTGAACTTTGCTCACATTGTAGCTCACTAGATTTGAGCTAGTAAAATCACAGTcacatcagaatttttttttaagtttagttttggagacagggtttcacccaggctggagtacagtggcaacattcataactcactgcaacctcaaacttctgggctcaagccatccttgaGTATGCAACtcacccgagtagctgagactacaggtacatgccaccatggccaaatgtgtgtggttttctttcttttttttttttttttttcactttttgctagagatgggggttgttgctatgttgcctagtctggtcttgacctcctggcctcaagctgtcctcctgcctcagtctcccaaagcactcggattacaggtatgagccaccatgccccacccacATCAGATTCTTAAAGAACTATTGTCACAAGCTATGGACAATGTAGACTTGCTTGCCCTAGCACATTTGATCCAGATGTTggagttagttttttttttttttttttttttttttttagtggtaaACATCATCTAAGACTCAGTACAGCTAAATAGTTAACAAATATGAACCTAAACATCAGACCTCTTTCaatatcaaggaaaaaaaagactggagaaaaatgtctccaaatatGTTGAATTTATTCAGAAATGGGAAGAGAATATTAGAATTCAGGATGCATGAAATGGCAAGCCAAAAGTATGTCCAGTGAGGGAAGGGTAAAAGGAAGCTTTTATTGGCAAAAAGGACAAGTTCAAATAAAGCTGCTTGGAAACAGAAGCAAGAGTTCTGTTCAATGAACAGAGTTCATTGGTTCCAGAGGCTCAGAGCCAGAGTTGTCATCCTTTCATTAGTGGAGATGCTGTTACTGGGTAAGTGTTCTTTTGAGAGCATCTTATCTAAATTACTGCAGTCCTAAAGAATGATAAGCTTTGTCATAGAAACATATGTATATGTCTGAAACCTGCCGACTGTGCAAAGGAGGACATGTGTGAAGGATGTGAACTGATCTCTTGTGGAGCTTTTAGAAAGTCTTCAGAAATAGTTCTTATCTCAGACGTACAAACATGAGCCCCTTCCTTTGTGCCTTTCTGGCCCTATTTTGTTTGGTTCTGACAAAAGTAATTTCATCCTGGTATCTGCAACTTTTACTGCTCTCAGTGCTGCCTTTCTTCAGTGACACTTTGATTATGTCTTATGGATTGTGTTTCCACGATTATTTACTAATGAATGACCACCTTTCCATTCTTAGCACTGCCGTATCAATTCAGAGCTGCATTACTTTGCTACAGAGCTGTTGCAAAATTTATAAGGTCTTCTTGCTtcaatacatttattcattcatttaacacaggatttttttttttttagacaggttcacaccctgtcccccaggctctgAAAGTTCTGGAAAacctttgaaaaattttaagaaggatAAAATTCAGACCTGATCAGGAAAGGTTCTTGTGGTCAGTAAAAAGATGTTTTGGAGGTAGAGCAAGCCTGAAAGCAGATGTATCAGGAGGCTGTTGTAATAATCCACCATCCATACTGCAGCCAAATtaaatttgtgaagggatatccTACCATAGAATCCTCAAGTTTTAGAGCTGAAATGTTGATTACAGATATTATACTTAAATTCTCTCATTTCGCACAAGAGGGAATGGAATTAAGAGTAAAGGTACACTATTTGACCCTGACCTCATAGATAGTCAATGTTAGACTAAAGAGGTCTAGAACTCAGGTCTCAGATGCTGTATTTAATTTCTCCCAAAAACCTTCATGGATTTCCACTCTTCACAATTTAATTAAATACAAAGATTTGTCTCTTGCCCAAAGGCTTGTCTCTTGCTCCCTTTGGAATCCAGGTTATATTTAATATTACTTAGTAGGACAAATCGCCCCAGGACAGCCTCTGGTTTTTCAGTTCCCACTTAGCACCTGCCCCCAGTATACCCCTTTCTTGTGAGCTCACCTCtgcattttaaaaggttttttttttgtttgtttgtttgttttttgagacggagccttgctctgtcgcccaggctggaatgcaatggcgcgatctcagctcactacagcctccacttcccaggttcaagtgattctcctgcctcagcctcccgagtagatgtgattacactatgcctggctaatttttatgtttttcgtacagatggggtttcaccatgttaggctggtctcaaactcctaaccgcaggtgatccacccacttcggcctcccaaagtgctgggattacaggcctgagtcactgcgcccagtcaaaatgtcatattttatccAGCACATTTGGAAGTTGATGGTAAGAGGAATTTTATTCTGTTCAAAATATTGCTATATGATTACTTATTTAATGCTTATCTTCACCTCTAGATGATATGCTTCCTGGCTTCTGAGTCACTACTATTATATGCAAAGCCTAGCATAGTGTTTATATGCAGTCGGTACTCAATGCATATttgtagaaagaataaaaaaatactgcttttcatttattcatttagcaaatatttgtgaAAGCATGCACTGTGCTAGAATACAGCAGTCTTACATGCTTGTGTTGGGATAAGTAGCCATTTGGGAGGGGAAAAGAAGCTGAATTTCTCCCTCATTCCTGGGGAACAGTGACATAAATTTTAGGTGGTttcaagatttaaaataaaaactttaaaaatatcacagGAAAACACATGTAacctttaaataattttgatgCAAAACCTAAAGGCAGTAGTGTGACAAgttaatacatttaatacataGACTTTtgtccaggcacagtgcctcacgcctgtaatcccagcactttgggaggctgaggtgggtggatcacctgaggtcgggagttcaagaccagcctgaccaacctggagaaatcctgtctctattgaaaatacaaaattagctggggtggtggcacatgcctgtaattccagctactcgggaggctgaggcaggagaatcgcttgaacccgggagacagaggttgcggtgaggtaagatcacgcctttgcacttcagctgggcaacaagagcgaaactccatctcaaaaaaaaaaaaatacatagactTTAAAACTTTTCGCATGGTGCTGGTCTGAGTGCAGTGGAGTTTACAACTAAACCAGTTACAGATTtatttgttccttctccactcctactgcttcacttgactagcctaaaaaaaaaaaaaaacttgttgcATGGAAAAATACactataaacaaatttaaaaaataaataatctgggATGGTGGCAAAGAAAA
This genomic window from Piliocolobus tephrosceles isolate RC106 chromosome 6, ASM277652v3, whole genome shotgun sequence contains:
- the LOC111549515 gene encoding protein S100-A10, which codes for MPSQMEHAMETMMFTFHKFAGDKGYLTKEDLRVLMEKEFPGFLENQKDPLAVDKIMKDLDQCRDGKVGFQSFFSLIAGLTIACNDYFVVHMKQKGKK
- the LRR1 gene encoding leucine-rich repeat protein 1 isoform X3, with amino-acid sequence MKLHCEVEVISRHLPALGLRNRGKGVRAVLSLCQQTSRSQPSARAFLLISTLKDKRGTRYELRENIEQFFTKFVDEGKATVRLKEPPVDICLSKDSIWLSYHSIPSLPRFGYRKNLCLWKILSELFHSGNYYHESAFCCPHCGLSR